Proteins encoded together in one Cicer arietinum cultivar CDC Frontier isolate Library 1 chromosome 4, Cicar.CDCFrontier_v2.0, whole genome shotgun sequence window:
- the LOC101510996 gene encoding zinc finger A20 and AN1 domain-containing stress-associated protein 8-like has product MESHDETDRPILCVNNCGFFGRAATMNMCSKCYKDTMLKQEQDKLATASVENIVSGSSTYNEKQVVTDNAVDGKVGNVEISGDSSSGENLETKVKTGPSRCAACRKRVGLTGFTCKCGNLFCAMHRYSDKHDCPFDYQSVGRDAIAKSNPVIKADKLNKF; this is encoded by the coding sequence ATGGAGTCGCATGATGAAACAGACCGCCCCATACTCTGTGTTAACAATTGTGGCTTCTTTGGAAGGGCTGCGACGATGAATATGTGTTCCAAATGTTACAAAGACACAATGTTGAAGCAGGAACAAGACAAACTAGCGACAGCATCGGTAGAAAACATTGTGAGTGGCAGTTCCACCTACAACGAGAAACAAGTCGTGACTGACAATGCTGTTGATGGAAAAGTTGGAAACGTGGAGATTTCCGGAGATTCATCGTCTGGTGAGAATTTGGAGACGAAAGTCAAGACAGGTCCAAGCAGATGTGCTGCTTGTCGAAAGCGTGTCGGATTAACTGGTTTCACATGCAAATGTGGGAACCTTTTCTGTGCAATGCACCGATATTCTGATAAACATGATTGCCCGTTTGATTACCAGTCCGTTGGTCGGGATGCTATTGCTAAATCCAACCCTGTAATTAAGGCTGATAAGCTTAACAAATTCTAG